Proteins co-encoded in one Coriobacterium glomerans PW2 genomic window:
- a CDS encoding phosphoglucomutase, whose amino-acid sequence MGAMIHFGTDGWRARLDGDFNDDNLVRIADAAGRLWARCAPGAITYVGFDTRPGAERFACLAGEVLAGHGLAVKVSDRCAPTPALSWTVAHDLRACGGFMITGSHSPVDYLGVKLRHADGGTAASDNTDELESMIEVEPTERRGPIGRADIMTPYLKSLARLVDHDAISRANLKIVCDPMYGSARGYLARVLGELGVEVAEIHGENDDEVDEVHPDPIEPWVDDCEQAVLRFGAHAGLVNDGDADRVGAIDERGRFVNPHKIIALLATHLVRNRNESGRVVLNLSASALTRRVARALGCRVTIKPVGFRYIYEEMRKGDVLIGGEEAGGIGIPWHVPERDGLLVNLLLCEMMAMSHKPLGALVEEMEGVYGSTFYTRRDLRLEAEVIETFRTLLPGLNPKRVAGRAPIHVSHMDGLRLEFDDESWLLLRPSGAEPVVRVYAEAATIELRDELLEVGCDLARGDLDA is encoded by the coding sequence ATGGGTGCAATGATCCATTTCGGAACAGATGGCTGGCGCGCTCGCCTCGACGGCGACTTCAACGATGATAATCTCGTGCGCATCGCGGATGCCGCCGGCAGACTCTGGGCGCGCTGCGCTCCCGGTGCCATTACCTATGTGGGTTTTGACACGCGACCGGGTGCCGAGCGCTTCGCATGCCTGGCGGGAGAGGTGTTGGCAGGCCATGGACTTGCCGTCAAGGTCAGCGATAGGTGCGCTCCGACGCCTGCCCTGTCTTGGACCGTCGCGCATGACCTCAGAGCCTGCGGCGGCTTCATGATCACGGGTTCGCATAGCCCGGTAGACTACCTGGGGGTAAAGCTGCGTCACGCCGATGGCGGCACGGCGGCCTCCGACAACACAGATGAGCTCGAGAGCATGATCGAGGTCGAGCCCACGGAGAGACGCGGGCCCATCGGTCGCGCCGATATCATGACCCCGTATCTGAAGAGCTTGGCGAGGCTCGTGGACCACGATGCGATCTCGCGGGCGAACCTCAAGATCGTATGCGACCCGATGTACGGATCAGCGCGCGGCTATCTAGCGCGGGTTCTCGGCGAGCTCGGGGTGGAGGTCGCCGAGATCCACGGGGAGAACGATGATGAGGTCGATGAGGTTCATCCCGATCCGATCGAGCCGTGGGTCGACGACTGCGAACAGGCCGTTTTGCGCTTCGGTGCGCATGCGGGCCTTGTGAACGATGGTGACGCCGATCGCGTGGGCGCGATAGATGAGCGGGGCCGTTTCGTGAACCCCCATAAGATCATCGCCCTGCTCGCCACGCACCTGGTGAGAAATCGCAACGAGAGCGGCAGGGTCGTCCTGAATCTCTCCGCTTCCGCTCTCACGCGCAGAGTCGCTCGAGCGCTCGGATGTCGTGTGACCATAAAGCCGGTCGGGTTCAGATATATATACGAGGAGATGCGAAAGGGAGATGTCCTGATCGGCGGGGAGGAGGCCGGGGGCATCGGCATCCCCTGGCATGTGCCGGAGCGCGACGGGCTTCTCGTGAACCTTCTGCTGTGCGAGATGATGGCAATGAGCCACAAGCCGCTCGGAGCGCTCGTCGAGGAGATGGAGGGCGTCTACGGAAGCACATTCTACACCCGCCGCGATCTGAGGCTCGAAGCGGAGGTGATAGAGACGTTTCGCACGTTGCTTCCGGGGCTGAACCCGAAGCGCGTCGCGGGGAGGGCACCGATCCATGTCAGCCATATGGATGGCCTTCGTCTTGAGTTCGATGACGAGTCATGGCTGCTGCTCCGCCCGAGTGGCGCCGAACCGGTCGTTCGCGTATACGCTGAGGCCGCGACCATCGAGCTGCGCGATGAGCTTCTAGAGGTCGGATGCGACCTCGCACGGGGTGATCTGGACGCGTGA